The DNA region GTTACCACCGCAAGGTTCCTAAAACGAACTGAACATAATAGGGCAAACGAGCCTATgggacacccatttttagtaGGTCCATGAAGTTGCTGGAGATATCCACcgagtatttatatattgtatttcaaatttttgacCAAGCCTTATAAAATTCAGGAGTGGCGTATGGATGGAGGCGGCAGAACGGGTGCAGATCTATGGCAGTAAGAGTTTGCCAAGAGATGCGAGACGTGATCCGTTAGGGCAGGACACTGCTATCGAACAACAAAATAACAGGTAACATCAAATCTTCCATATTCAGAATTGTATTACAATCTATCTTTAGCAAATAGGTTATGTaccaatataatacaatttagacATCCATTCATAAATCGATGCTAACCCAACTCCACAGGCGAGTCCATAACTTGCCTGTCTACCATTGCCGACAGCGAATTGTATCTTATTTCGgccatacaatgcgcagaggcgatgaAACCTTGGAcaaactgatcgtggttggtaacacatAGGGAAAAAGATTACGTGGCcaaccaaccagatggaccgatgAATTGAAAGACTCATCATGCTCAAAACTATACACTGCtataagagaggcgctggacagaaaccggtaGAAACAGATTTCCGCTCCAGATGTTTCCTTACTGGCCACGATGCTCGGACATGAGCTACCGACTGAAGAGAGAGAAATCTCGAAAGAGAGTTTTAAACACATTCTTCACTacggtatttttttctcaGTTGTGTGGCCTATCACATGCTAGGTTCAGTTACCGACAAATATAATGTTGTTACAGAATGCAAATTACACACTTGCTATAAAGAACATAACAAAGCAGGAATTTCTGTCATGTATTACAATGATTACGGAATAGAAGAGTTAAAGAACGAAGATATTACTCTAAACTGAAGACCAATTTGtgcatatatatacataagtatagttaaaaaatgaatcaatggcgttacaaccttttaggtctgggcctcagatttctttttctgtttcatgatcgtttgtgaattgaatagtaGTTGGTGATCAGTcctctgtgcctgacacacaccgtcgactttttgggtctaaggcaagccggttttctcacgatgttttttttcatcgttcgagctactgttaaatgcgcacatagaaagaaaatccattggtgcacagccggggatcgaacctacgacctcagggatgagagtcgcacgctgaagccactaggtcaacactgctatacatacatatgtataattaataattgttcaaTGTTTCAGGGTTGAAGATATGCTGCGATGGGTAACCGGTGTAAATAACGTAGTCAATGTGAATCATGTGCAAGAAAGACCCTTGGATTTACTCCCTGAAggtaaaaactattatattaaaagatggtttttatataattaaacgtAAAGCCGTAATGACAATGTCAACATTGCATGAAGTCTTTTTACTATCAAGTTACGTATACGTTTCAGTGCGACCCAGTGAACGAGCAATATCAGGAATGGACGTGCCCGTCAGTCCCAGTAAGCCCAGTACAGCGCAGGGCGTTAATGTGTCGCTAGTGAAGGGAGAAAAGGGTCTGGGATTCACTATAACCACGAGAGATAACCCCACGGGGGGACACTGTCCCATATACATCAAGAATATATTGCCTAAGGTACGATTTGTTGTTTGATGGTTCTTAGGCAAGtactgtattaaaattactttttaattctgCAATAataacctatatatatataatagcatGGTGTACCCAAGGACAAAACCATgcatttctgttttttcttttgattGTAAATGACACCAATTATAAACGCTGTAGTTTTTTGCCTTTTCCTCATAACGTACACGTATTTCAACTTGTATCTTAAGTCAACATCATTCTTTAAGAGGGCAAATATGtcaaataaatagatttaagtTTACATTGCTGTCGTTAAATACGGGCCAAAAATTGAATGCATATTTTTGTGGCCCAATAAGCTCACGATatcctttttatataaatagctaATTCTAgttaaatgttgttttttttgttaaaaaggaatttattaaattctaggGTGCAGCAGTAACTGACGGCAGACTTCGAGCTGGTGACAAGCTGGTGTCAGTAAACGGTGTCAGCGTGGCAGGTCTGACGCAGCAGCAGGTCGTTGCACTATTGAGGAATACTCCTACTGATTCCACTGTTGATATACGAATCGAAAGACCGGCTGGGAGGACTCAGGTAATAACGAGTTATTtcgtatttgtatatttataaattttttaaattgttatggtaatgttatgtaaatattagtgTTAATTCCAAAATGTCTTCCATTTTTCAGAGGGTAGAGCCTCAACAGAGTCCGACAAAATACATAGAAAAGGCCATAGGCGCCCCACCGAAACCAGCAGACACCGAAAAAGCGGTAGAAAACGGTAGAGTCTCCAGTATAGTGAACGCCATAAACAATAACTCAAACTCTGTGCGAGGAAGAATTTCTAAGAGTTCTTCTAAAGATGATCTGAAAGACCATTCATTGGACTCGGCGTTGCAGGATGCGCTTAACTCGTCATCTGGTTCagtaagtttaataatattttttttaaatacaaggatttaattttttttcttgcaCGAGTCATCTAAAAACAAAgcatttgaaagaaaaattgtaatgaattttaatgaaatatatctttaacagGTAACAAACCTTAGAAATCGTCTCATACTCCGCTTAGAAGTGCCAGTACACGAATCGGAGAAAGCCGGACTCGGTATCAGTGTGAAGGGAAAAGTGACTGCGACGCCGAAGCCTCACGATTTGGGCATTTTCATCAAATCAGTGCTACACGGTGGAGCCGCTTCCCGAGATGGCAGGTATGGCATTTTCGTTCAtagtctattattatttttgatgatGACACatgattcataattttattaccaccattttattatgttcaaaattattatttaattttgtttttgtggattaaataattaaaaaatattttttgaaaataaaaaaaaacttaaattcgCGATACCCTTTTACGTGTATCATCACTGCGTTGTCACACGATGCAGGTCtcgctatttttaaataccaaGATAAAAGAAACAGATATCAAAGCGCCGGAAACAAACCTGTTTATGAATACATTGAAAATATGTAACATCATCAATGGCTCCATAGTGTCTACAGCCCTAGCCTCCtcaagtattatatatttcaccATCGCAATCTTTTTCGTCCTTCTTGCGTTCATCTTCGAAACTCTAAAATTCTCTCTAAATAactctaaaaaaataactagctGTAAAGTACTCGGatctatttacaatattttgtcaaTTCAATAAAAGCATTGAAATAATTCCAGATTACACACAAACGACCAGCTCCTAAGCGTGAACGGCGTGTCTCTGGTCGGTCAATCCAACGCCGAAGCAATGGAAACCCTCCGACGAGCCCTCCTTCACTCCAGGCCCAACCTGCACGGCACCATTTCCTTGACCATCGCCAGGCGGACGGGTAACTATTTAATCTGAGAATTATTGCTTATTGTTGACCAACATTTGATCACACCATATTGGTCCTTCCGATAATTCTGTCGTGGAGACTTTAAGTATAAACCTCAATCaaagttaaatatagtttCAAGAGCTGTTAAATCATATGTTATTGCATgtagtttgacatatttgacagcgcTTAAGTCGAGATTGTGACCTGACATAcgaaatagaattattatatgaGTTTTATTGAATCTTAtcacatcatacataattataaatttattgaaatacattaaaaatactagtaaTTTTGTGCTTTTTGTTAAGCGGAAAAATTACCTGGAAAACAGCGGATTAGGTATAAGATAATCACTTTACCATgctttgtttaaaattgatcAGCCCCAACCGATGCACTAGACTATTTCACAGAAATTTAAGTGTCACTGAAATTGTCGTTCTGTCTAAAATTGCGGAAAAACGCTCCAGTCCTTAAGGACCGACGGAAGGAAGGAAGGATATACCGCAGTTTTAAGGATCGCTCACGACCACTTAGctaatatgaattaaatgaatttcacAGACAGCATGGACAGCCTGGCGCGATGGAAGGACGACACGCCCCCAAACGGAAACGACACGACCGGCTCCAACGACAACTCCAACTTTAACACCGTCATTTACAACGACAACAAACAGACGGACGCCAACTACGACAAGAAACACACTTCCGTCgtcacaattaataataacagctGGATATCCAACCAATCAGACGACAGCAAGGGATATCTGGAGAGGGAAGATGCGGTCCCCCACGATAGTAAGAGAGACAGCTTCGAGTGGAGCCGTTTGGACGGTTGGAATCCAGTGATAGACAGACTGACAGGATTGAGAAACGAGAGTTATTATATGGCGACGCAAGAGGTGCCGAATGGAAATCTGAGGAGTATGGGGCACGTGCACATGTCTAGATCGCCGCCTGCGCatcataatgttattattgagGAGGATTATGGAACTAGGTAAGTTTTAGTCTcgcctaatattaaaaactgatgTGTGAACCTTTTAGAATCGgccttttataatatttgagtTATAACCTAGTCCATAATTCCGAGCATTCAAATCTGTGCCACACCCGGTATTTGAACCTGAGACGGAATATACGGTCAACCATGCAACCACTGGACTGCCCATACTGTCCTAACATTACTATTGGATTGAgaacatacaatatatttttataaattataattaaaagatgtgcggtgttggcctagtgacttcggcgtgtgactctcatctccgaggtcgtaggttcgatccccggctgtgcaccaatggactttctttctatgtgcattcgctcgaacggtgttGGAAAACATCaggtgtgtcaggcacaggaggtgATCAACCTACATGCCTAATAGATTgccaaatgatcatgaaaaaggtacagaaatctgaggccgcAAAAGTTTTAAGTTCCCAATAAACAATAGAATCCCGAACAGGGGAAGCGTCGGGGGCGAGTCGGGCAGCGAGTGCGGAGTCAATACAAATGGCTTCAGTCGAGATGCGATCGGGAGGCGATCGATGTCCGAGAAGAGACACGCCGCGCTCGACGCCAAGACCACGGGCACCTACAAGAAGATCAAGGAGATTAAGGCTAGCGGTATGtctgacatatatattatacataatacatcATTTTCATTCCATAGAAATGCTACCAGCGTTGAAGATACACATGCCTtaagggaccaaactttttaaatttgtttttaataggttaagaatattgtgaatattaggtccttacatataaaattggcgttttgtatgggatgaacaaaaagtcgaatatttttaaatataatatatttaattaatcaaactcatgcatgaaccattgttttctatgcaattttgccatctcataggtagttcattgatccctttactaaaaaaaccagtcggacgggaatcaataaatctgtgaaggcgatttggactgagttaaattttttcccttgcaagaagttgtccaaaaaaaatggtaatctgttggagcaaggtccggggagtacggaggatgtcttagacattccaattgaagctcttctaatttggtagccgtctgttgtgcagtgtgtggtctagcgttgtcgtgaagtagcagtggcgtggagcgattgaccagcctaggttgtttagccgctagcttttccatcatggtttgcaattgctgacaatagacatcagccgtaatagtctggccagatttgagaaaactgcaatgaacaataccggcactagtccaccaaacgcttactagtaacttttttggggttaattttcgcttggggcaggatttggctggctagCCAGGACCCAACCATTGTGCTGAGcacttccgattatcgtaaagaatccatttttcatcacaggtaatgattcggtttaaaatatcttcattattgtgccggttcagtaatgtaacgcagcagtcgacgcgcgtttgccttTGTTTGCttcgccaagtattgagttatacaaaatgtttgaactggagcaaatctaTCAATtgaataatcgtcaaatttataaaaagctttattgtcaaatttattaaaattattaatttacgtttgacgagggctttgaattaatttagggataattctctaatttcgcttgggaatACTATACacacctacctacctacctacctacatacctacctacatatataaacgaaacttaatttatttgttatttgaactataaaaaattcattaaataatgaatattatctaaataacaGTAACTAACGAGTTTGTCCATGTCGGTACAGTTTCATAGATCACCTaacaaaatctatatatatattttactaatatctGCAGTTGTTGgatatgttcaaataaaatactttgtttgaagctggatACAAGCTTTGATTGTTTAAAAcgtgagcttataactaagataTCATTAGGAGTTGTGGAGCTGCAATGctgcaattaataaaaaacatacttGATTTATTGAAGAGTTCGTAAATCTAAATAACACTTATGTCATTGgacttttttactttttatttttcttgtatctgttgacctttttatatcaatttatgagtgtagtaaaaactaaagggctcatattggcttcaagtgtgaaTGCGATTAATGTTCtcattttgtttacgcttctaattattaactaatatatatgtaacgtaactaatgttaggttacacaACTCacgtttgatatatttaattttataatgtatttaatgcttgatatattaaatagtgcgctgaataaaaaaaaatggtaaagtGCCTATACCTAATCCGCATTGGTAGTAAATAGTTTTGACTAGTAAGTAAATTACTAGTCAAAACTATAATTggttgtgtaatatttttattatgtaaaatatatgtaaaccataattgtcatgtattttagaatagatagtaatatatactgttgaaaatgtattacatgAGATGTGGtgtacttttataattaaataaatttccatCGTAATAATCAATTATGAAACATTGacctttaataaatgaaatagttttttaaaggaatataatgataaataattccAAGTTAAATTTTCTTCCAGCGGCACCAGTGGGTCCCTCCTTGGGAATGCGCAAGTCATCGAGTCTGGAGTCGCTGCAAACCGCCATACAGGAGACGAAGCGAAACCCGCGGCAGGAGCCTATATACGCTCGGGCACATCCACGTAAGACTATTGCAGATATTACGATCTTCCTTTCGCCTgaatcttttttttacttaacctACCTTTTTGtagctacataccaacatatggaacattttgctatgctacccaaTAGAGACGGTTCGCTTTTCCggaataaaaacctaagtactcattttttatatttctcatagggaatacataaaaaaattactcgaATTGATCCAGCCGTATTCGATATTGCGCTAAGCAACGTATTTTgcaattaacttttatttgtatagaagGTTATGTTggctatattaaaaaacgatattattctaaattagGTTATTAATGGGAAAATTTATGTCGAAATTGCTTAACCGTTTTGATGTACCTGTAATGACATTGAACTCTGGATTATTTTTATGGCCAAgacaaaaacttattaatttcaagATAAAATCTCATTAAATTAGTTTCCAATTTATTAATGTCAATAgcatatataactataaaatgtGATTGTGACTGTTTTCGTACCAATAGCagatgaaatttttttttcagctCTTAAACACTGGTTGACCGACGACAATAATGCCCCAGAGATCATCCGGGGCTCACCTCAACAATCATCTCTGTCCCACAAGAAACCATCGCTGCTGAAATCAATATCTACGATGTTCAGGTATGTCAAATtgccttattaataaaaagtaaatctgTATAATTTTACGGTTTTAACTAAAGTCTCTGTTTATCAAAGCTATGTACAATtagacagaaagagacgaaataGTACTTCAGTTAAATGAACTTAAACTGGTTGTTAAGAATAATGGTACTCAAATTATCGCAATACtcataaatgtgtataaataatcaaagatACTGTAAACCTGTATTAGCTATTCattgtttatttctttgtGTTATTTCTTTATGATACTAATCTTATAAAAGATCACCTCCGCCGGCCAGCGGGCCCAACTTGCCCATAAATATCATGAGGATAATTGCGGAGTAGCAAATATAGTCCCTTTTTAGAACCTTTTCCATCCTTATTCTTCAATAGTTCAAAggcaaaaatatcaaataccCGAATTTTCACAGGATCGGCAAACCTCACAAGAAAGAAGACGTGTACGGGAGATCGACGCCCGCGCGTTCGTCGGAGAAGTCGCTCGCACGAGATGCGATGGAGAGACACCGAGATGAAAGAATTGAGGACGTACATACGCGcaggtatatattttgttatatacgGAATGTAATGTAacgtataaatgtaaaaaaagtgttttgttGATCGTTGTCTGCTGTTGCTAgcccttttttaaataacaggaGGCTCTCCTgacgatgttaagtgatatgcccatggacactctcaatgccagagctCGCGGCTCGCGAgtgagttgccggccttacaagtcaatatttcatttatataggATTATACTTATAAAAGTCGCCCAACTATCCATCCTTAACTTACGATAACCTGTAAATGTTATCCTAATagcatagtaaaaatatttgttaaatcgATTACTTGACTATTGAATTAAGAGGAAGTACTTACTACTGAGAGTTTCGAGTTTTACGAAACTCTTACGAAAACCTCGTAGTTTCCTATGGAGTGTATAGTTAATCGTTCAACTTCTTTCGTTCAAAACGAAATAAATGCTAAAATTACTCTTCAGAGcccattattatatttgttacagAGAAGAGCTCCGAAGCAGACAAAACAGTGAGCGAAGTACGCGCTCCGATCGGCGAAACGGACCCGCTATAcaggtaatatatttttgacaattgCTGTATCTTGACTGTCAAAATTTGTTTGTACGCTAGTTGAGTTCACAAGACCTGCTTGTTATATTACTAGTTATAAGATCTAGGTATATATATGCCGAAGAAAAATATCGTCACTCCATCGATATGGGCATCGTCATAAACGGGTTGATTGGGCGTCATGTGGGCAAATTGAGCACAAAAGACACGAATATTTACGTACAGTGTTTAATTCTTCTAACCCTACAAATGACACTGTAGCTTAAAACGAGCACCGATCTCACTTTTAATCACCATCTTCTGCTGGAGCCAACTCGTTCCACTCTCTCAGTCCTACAAAGCTCCACTGAATAATCAGTAATGTCCTGTCTAAAGACAAGATGGCGCCACGACCTGAGGAATTGCTCTGCTCTGATTGGTCGTAACAATATTCGTACTTTTATTCGTTAAGTTATGATTTAAAACTGTGAAACAATGTaaatcataacaaaaaaatcgaatcaacttaaattatgattctttaaataaatagaatctcaataattaatcaaaacaacattaaaaatcAACGGTCAATTGACTCGATCAGAACATTCCctgacattatatttttttaatgtatacgTATTTTGATTGAATTATCGGTGTCTCATTGTGTAGTCGTATTAGTAATAAgtgtaaagttaaattaattttcgatCATTACGTGAGTTgtttgtttcataatattgTGTTCGTAATTTGGTACACAGACTGCGTcgaattgtaattattatatattattgttgtaaTTAAAAGTGATTTCTGTTTTTTAGGCAATGGAGAGCGCGTGGGGGCCTACAGGCCATTATGTCAATTATGAAGAAATCCAACAAAACCTAAAGTGAGTAGCTTTTTATACTATAGGccacttttttttcttttttttttacttcggGAAATGCATTCCGCATTCCCTACGGCGCAACTGGATGGAGCGGGAGGGTTATGTGGGACTCGCTATGtgcatacccactaaaaccccaAGGCGCCACCAACAATCGCCTTAGGCGGGATGCGGTAACAGCAGAGCCTTATCCGCTTCCCGACATGCGACGCGGCGGTTGCGCCGGCGTCCAATACTATAGGCCTCTAGCACAACATTTGATTGTGATTAATATTTCCCTGTTTGAGTAAAGTTAGTGATTAGCGATACCAACTAATGATGCCTCGTAGATTAGTttgaaaaaaacaataatttcgtcataaataatagattCGTTCTATTACTGATgtagtacatatttttttattattcggtGTCAATATTTATCGTAAAATGAAAGACttcttttttattggtttcattgttaaaaattacgCAGTTCCGGCACTgaggtaataaaattatattaaatataattatcataaaaagtcatataattttaacataagtAATTAAAGTGACTTACTTCAACACGTAAAACACGACATCgttaaacttactttaactttgacgattatttaaaagatctaatccttgggattgatttacGCCAGTTCaaagaatttgtatgactcaaaatttgattaaaaagagtggcggagagtttcttgacAGTTCTTCGCTCTAAGCCCTTGACTTGCGTTCTGGttgtatgtaaatttagaattaatttaacatattttctattaacgttcgtaagtgtacttggttgcctatatgaataaaactatttgatataatatatagtttaacgcgagtttatatttcatgaaattttatttttgccaaCATAAATTAACTGTAGCCGGTTCGTAATCAAAGTATGCGTAAACTTGTATATAACAAGTTTTAAATAGCGAATatgcattttaaaaaatacttttgcaTGAGAATCGAAACCAATTAACCAAACATAACCTGTATTGTGTCAAGACTAAAATTGATGGCAAACGTACtacatgaaataataaaaataaatgcataaCATTTAAGTGACGAatagtatatttgtttttcaaaagTTTTGAATGCAGCTTTGATgttcaaaatatttcataatcttaaattttcaTCCTCAATAGCACAGCGGCTTACGTCCATTGAGACTGGTCATATTCGATTCAAGTACACGTGCATCTGCACTATGTGTACTTGTGTGACGCACATGTGTATTCCGGATACacaaattattactaatttcTCTTATACCGATGTGTTAGATGTCCGACTTGCCAAgggtatataattataaatttagcaTATTATATGTGCCTAACTTTTGGTTAAAAatcaaagtttttatttatatcgtgtaaatacgatataaataatataataaaatctataactgtattttattattattttttttcctcgttaattttggtatattttttttaatgtctatgTGGTTTATTCTAGTCTATGTATATATCACAAATATTCAGAATAATTCTATGGGTGGTAAAATTCCGTCCTCTATTCGAcacattgaataaaaaattattcccTCAGGCTACAACAATAACAAAGTGACCTCATTAAGAAAAgcgtaatatttttagactCTTGGGGTTTTCTTTCGAATATCTCAGGTTGAGAGATTTAGTATTACAacagattaattatttatgtattgtaaaaacttttgtacaaaagacaatttaatgatttatataaCATGCTTTCgaacaaaatatacttattattgaACAATTTTGCTACTTAAGTATTAATAAGTTACTCAGAAGAGCAGAAAGCAACAGAGCAACAACCAAATCACTCATCGTAGATTTTATAGATTGATTTATctaagtatatgtatatatatataaatatatttcttattaaaaacacaattcataataataattaataacaataatttataataataatgaatatatatgtttCTTAGTAAAAACACAATACAGTATAAATTCCTcgatacaaaaacacaaagtCACCTCTAACTTTTGCCTAATGTCGTTTTTATTCAATCATGGCGAGTATTATGGAGCCaaacaataattgaattaCAGCACATTAGTTGGGCCCATAGCTATTGCTTgcgatttaattaaacattgtaGTATTTTAcgagatattttaataaaaattggcaTTTACTTCATTTTTGTTCCTCGAAACACTGTACCGTCCGTCTCATATCGCGAACTTCAGGCATACACTTGTTTCACTAGAGCGGGTGGAGACGCGCGGATGAAATCATGAATTTTGCTAGCCTAGCTCGGGCTCTTAACGCATAATTTGAAAGTACCCAAACTCTCTCTTTACTTACAGTCATTAcggtaattaatttattgctttattCAGTGCGCGGCGAGAGAAACTGAGCGAAGTACAAATCGGTCAAATGCGGCGGCAAGTTCACGCACAGAGAGCGAAAGCCGAGGAAGAAAggtgaatattaaaataatcttcaACATGTagctataaaacatattatatctgtcttatattctattgttatacTAGTTAGTACAtagttttattctaaataCGCCCATGTTACTACTTAGTTCGATTGTAGCAGTTAACATAGTATCATAGGATATCCAAAAGAAGAAGAATTGGAAGTTCTTAGATTACAATTGAGAAACGTGTCAACtgtctaaataaatgtaataccattataatttatttcataatcctacagctaatataaatgatatattacaaaaagcaattgtactaaagatatagccaaagatggaacatatacaaaaaggttaaaatatttacgaaaggaaaaagtccataaaattttgttaaatatatttaactaagtaacAACACTTCTTCttaacaaataatactaaattatttgtatattttaaaagactcatttactaaaacaaaataaccaAATCATATAGaaacttttaatttcaatattgagacaaaatcattcattcattatttaagtaataaaataaatttggttaATAAACGATGTTATTTGCAGTGGTATTCGTGTTTCCGAATTTAGATATGTAAATTGTCACGTGTTAAACACGCGTGTCCATTGGAATGTGCGAGAcagtgtaaaaaaattaaaattaataccttaaaatattttttacgtacaagtgtcataaattaaaatgcaatacaaaaatctatgcggtatttttttgtaacgtCCCAAAATTCAGTATTAAACAACTGTAACACTAATTTGAACACTTGCTTGTATGGTTAAGGAAACTTCATGAGGAAAGGAATTTAGCTTAGTGTACAATCggaacttaattatttaattattagctaTATGACTTTTTTGCGTCAAAAGGTATTGaatttgacatacggaagtcGTACCTTACCGTAAATCTCGACTCGCGAAACTTCAGACCCAAAAATCTGTCAGGCCTTCTGGGGCctatacagaaaaataaaataaatgttgtctATTTCTACATTTAGCATTGCTGAATTAGCCTCTTGTcaaggttttatataataaataaaaagtggcgctacaacctttttaagtctgggtctcagatttgttatatctgtttcatgatcatttgtcaatctaaaatGCAAGAAGGAGGCAAGCCCGTTTCCTTATAATGTTTTGCATCactgttcgagctaatgttaaatgcgcacatagaaagaaagtcggAAAGTACATACCTCGGGTAtaagagttgcacgctgaagccaacactgctctaggTTTACATACATACCTAAATTTTAGCCAATACTGtagaattacttttat from Pieris brassicae chromosome 2, ilPieBrab1.1, whole genome shotgun sequence includes:
- the LOC123718798 gene encoding membrane-associated guanylate kinase, WW and PDZ domain-containing protein 3 isoform X1: MKVTVCFGAVRVLVPCGAGDLLVRDLVREATLRYKKATGQGPETWVGVRALRASSGGILDPDDRVCDVADDRETLTAECTNQAPQPRAAQADGASGSSAGTASPDMFRGGGGVGDMRVPNADSCVEVGAADLEDGANGLQVRRGSEPTLHQDTLPPQRQETDQTKRWSAAVVCRDDHRPEPPHPDKHSHFQRQTNRLSMQFSGPGSGVWMEAAERVQIYGSKSLPRDARRDPLGQDTAIEQQNNRVEDMLRWVTGVNNVVNVNHVQERPLDLLPEVRPSERAISGMDVPVSPSKPSTAQGVNVSLVKGEKGLGFTITTRDNPTGGHCPIYIKNILPKGAAVTDGRLRAGDKLVSVNGVSVAGLTQQQVVALLRNTPTDSTVDIRIERPAGRTQRVEPQQSPTKYIEKAIGAPPKPADTEKAVENGRVSSIVNAINNNSNSVRGRISKSSSKDDLKDHSLDSALQDALNSSSGSVTNLRNRLILRLEVPVHESEKAGLGISVKGKVTATPKPHDLGIFIKSVLHGGAASRDGRLHTNDQLLSVNGVSLVGQSNAEAMETLRRALLHSRPNLHGTISLTIARRTDSMDSLARWKDDTPPNGNDTTGSNDNSNFNTVIYNDNKQTDANYDKKHTSVVTINNNSWISNQSDDSKGYLEREDAVPHDSKRDSFEWSRLDGWNPVIDRLTGLRNESYYMATQEVPNGNLRSMGHVHMSRSPPAHHNVIIEEDYGTRIPNRGSVGGESGSECGVNTNGFSRDAIGRRSMSEKRHAALDAKTTGTYKKIKEIKASAAPVGPSLGMRKSSSLESLQTAIQETKRNPRQEPIYARAHPPTYQHMEHFAMLPNRDGSLFRNKNLTLKHWLTDDNNAPEIIRGSPQQSSLSHKKPSLLKSISTMFRIGKPHKKEDVYGRSTPARSSEKSLARDAMERHRDERIEDVHTRREELRSRQNSERSTRSDRRNGPAIQAMESAWGPTGHYVNYEEIQQNLNARREKLSEVQIGQMRRQVHAQRAKAEEESSSRRGMSSVSHSQRSCRDREIPRPLSNYYEYEAAPPRRSGKLSHYH
- the LOC123718798 gene encoding partitioning defective 3 homolog isoform X4, whose amino-acid sequence is MKVTVCFGAVRVLVPCGAGDLLVRDLVREATLRYKKATGQGPETWVGVRALRASSGGILDPDDRVCDVADDRETLTAECTNQAPQPRAAQADGASGSSAGTASPDMFRGGGGVGDMRVPNADSCVEVGAADLEDGANGLQVRRGSEPTLHQDTLPPQRQETDQTKRWSAAVVCRDDHRPEPPHPDKHSHFQRQTNRLSMQFSGPGSGVWMEAAERVQIYGSKSLPRDARRDPLGQDTAIEQQNNRVEDMLRWVTGVNNVVNVNHVQERPLDLLPEVRPSERAISGMDVPVSPSKPSTAQGVNVSLVKGEKGLGFTITTRDNPTGGHCPIYIKNILPKGAAVTDGRLRAGDKLVSVNGVSVAGLTQQQVVALLRNTPTDSTVDIRIERPAGRTQRVEPQQSPTKYIEKAIGAPPKPADTEKAVENGRVSSIVNAINNNSNSVRGRISKSSSKDDLKDHSLDSALQDALNSSSGSVTNLRNRLILRLEVPVHESEKAGLGISVKGKVTATPKPHDLGIFIKSVLHGGAASRDGRLHTNDQLLSVNGVSLVGQSNAEAMETLRRALLHSRPNLHGTISLTIARRTDSMDSLARWKDDTPPNGNDTTGSNDNSNFNTVIYNDNKQTDANYDKKHTSVVTINNNSWISNQSDDSKGYLEREDAVPHDSKRDSFEWSRLDGWNPVIDRLTGLRNESYYMATQEVPNGNLRSMGHVHMSRSPPAHHNVIIEEDYGTRGSVGGESGSECGVNTNGFSRDAIGRRSMSEKRHAALDAKTTGTYKKIKEIKASAAPVGPSLGMRKSSSLESLQTAIQETKRNPRQEPIYARAHPPTYQHMEHFAMLPNRDGSLFRNKNLTLKHWLTDDNNAPEIIRGSPQQSSLSHKKPSLLKSISTMFRIGKPHKKEDVYGRSTPARSSEKSLARDAMERHRDERIEDVHTRREELRSRQNSERSTRSDRRNGPAIQAMESAWGPTGHYVNYEEIQQNLNARREKLSEVQIGQMRRQVHAQRAKAEEESSSRRGMSSVSHSQRSCRDREIPRPLSNYYEYEAAPPRRSGKLSHYH